The DNA segment TGCCGAAAATGCTGGATCGGGAGTTCGAACGGATTGGAAAGAGGCTCTTTATGGAAGGGCTCGTCGGAGCGAATTTCGGGAACATGAGCGTTCGGGGCGAGGGCGGCTTTAACATCACCCGGTCCGGCGCGTACCTCGACGCGAGGGAGATGCCGGTCTTCGTGCCGGATGCGGGCGACGCCCCGCGCGAGGCCTCGAGCGAGTACCGGGTCCACCGGGCGGTCTACCGGGAGACGCCCCACTCTACGATCGTCCACGCCCACCCGGTCCACACCGTCGCCGCCTCGCTCGATACCGACCTCGTCCGGCCGGCCGACAGCGAGGGAGGGGTGCTCTGCCCCGAGATCCCGGTCGTCACCGGGGATCCGGGGACCGACGAGATCGCAGAGAACGTCGCCCGGGCGCTCCGGGACGGCCATATCGTCATCGTCCGGGGGCACGGGACGTTTGCCGCCGGAAAAACGCTCGACGAGGCGTACATCTACACCTCGATCGCCGAGTACGCCTGCCGGATCCTCTTCTTATCGGGGAGGCTTCGGGGGGTTCTGTAACTGCTCGATCTGGCGGGTTGTCTCGCGGTGAAACCCGAGCAGCATGTCGCTGATCACGCCGAACATGAAGATCTGAAAACCCATCGTGATCAAAAGGACCGTGAGGATGGTGAGCGGCAGGTGCTCGATGTTCTTGAGCCACTCGAGGACGACGTAGACGCCGATGGCGCCCCCCAGAAGCGATATGAAGAGACCGATGATCCCGAAGTAAAAGATCGGGTTGTTCATCTTCGCGAGCCGGTATATAGTCGAGAAGATTCTGAGGCCGTCCTGGAACGGGTTTAGTTTCGTGACGGTCCCGGGCCTCGCCAGGTACCGGACCGGGACGACCGTGACCCGCTGTCCGTTCCTCACCGCCTCGACCGCCATCTCCGTCTCGATCTCGAACCCCGCCTCTTTAAGCGTCATCTGCCGGATCGACTGGAGAGTGAAGGCGCGGTAGCCGGAGAGGATATCGCTGAGGGCTTTTCCGTGCGCTATCCGAAACATCACGTTGAGGAGCTGGTTGCCGAGGAGGTTCAACCGCGTGAACGCTCCCGCCTCGGGATTGACGAGGCGATCGCCGATGACGTGATCGAATCCCCGGCCGAGGGGTTCGAGCATCTTCTCCGCGTCGTCCGGCGAGTAGGTGCCGTCGCCGTCGAGCATGAGCACGTAGGGCTGGTCGATGATATCCACGGCCTCGATGATGGCGTTGCCCTTTCCCTTCCCCGTCTGGCTCCGGACGACCGCTCCCGCGGCCCGCGCGATATCGGGCGTCCCGTCGGTACTGTTCCCGTCCATGACAAGGATGTGGAGAAAACCGCGCTGCCGGAACCCCTCGACCAGTTCACCGATCGTCGGGGCCTCGTTTAACGTTGGGATGAAGATACAGACCTCATCTCGCTCGACGCTCATTGGTGTACTATATCCGATTGAGCAACATAAGGACTTCGCATGCACGTAGCCAAATCGGGGCTCCGTGCTCTCGGTATCGCCGAGAGTTATTCAGGGCGGGAGGAGTCCACCCTTGCCGGCGTCGTCATGCGAAAGGACCTCCGGATCGACGGAGCGGCCTTCGCCCGGGTGACCGTCGGCGGATCGGATGCCACCGATGCGGTCGTCCGGCTCTTCACCCGTCTCGCCCGGCGGGACATCAACCTCCTGATGATCGGCGGGAGCGTCATCGCCTGGTATAACATCATCGACCCGGCGGCGGTGCATGCCGCGACCGGTCTTCCCGTCATCGTCGCCACCTACGAGGAGTCGGAGGGGCTCGACGAGGATATCCGACGCCACTTCCCGGGCGACGTCAAGAGGCTCGCGGCATACCGGAGGCTCGGCGCCCGGCTCCCCGTCCGGCTGCGGTCGGGGTATACGCTTTTTGTCCGCTCATGCGGCATCTCCCCGGAAGACGCCGCACGGCTCTGCAACGACTTCACATACGAAGGAAGGGTGCCCGAACCCATCCGGGTGGCGCGGCTCGTCGCCCGCGGCGTCGTCCGGTCGTCAGGATGCGTCGGGTTCGCCCCTGACGACCATGACCGTTGACGCCGCGTGGTCGACGGCGTAGGAACTGGTGCTCCCGAGGAAGAAGCGGCCGAGCCGGCCCTTGCCGTGCGACCCGACCACGGTCAGGTCGGCGCCGAGTTCCCGCGCCAGCGCGATGATCTCCGCTCCCGGGTGTCCCCAGCGTTTGTGGACGGTGAGCGGGACACCGATGGCGGCAGCCTCTTGCTCCACGTCGGCGAGGATCTCGTCGGCCTCCCGGTCGAGCGCATCGAGAAGCGCCTGCTGGGCGATATCGGGAGGTTCGAGCTGGTTGAGGGTCAGCGAGGGATACGTGGCGGTCTGGACGACGTGTACGGCATGCACGGAGGCCTCCATGGCGCGGGCGACGGCCAGGGCCTCTTCGAGCGCCCGGTGACCGATCTCCGATCCGTCGACCGCCACGAGAACTGATTTGAACATAACAGTCATTAGAAGCGTTCCGGTACAAAAACATGGTCTTTGAGAACGATGCGCCTCAGGCCCGCACCGTGTGTTTCGAGATCACCTTCCCGCTACGTTTATCCACCACCTGCAGAGTGACCTCTGCGCCCGGGTAGAAGGTTCCGTCGGTGAGATCCGCCGTCATCGTCTCGCCCGGGTTCCAGAAGGGGGTGCAGCAGCCCTCGCCGCTGAGAGTCTTTACCCCGTAGTGGTGCGACGGGATGAGGAGATGGCCGTTCAAGGTATGGACGATGCAGGCCCTGTAGCCGTTCACGTAGAAGACCGCCCTCAGGCAATCGTTCTCGTATGTCGTGCTCCCGTTGTTCTTGAGGGTGACCCTGCTCGCATACGTCAGTGCTCCGGCACCTGTGTTGACGTGGGAGATCTCGGTGATGATGATCGATGGCTGCGGCGGTTCGTCCCACGAACCGGTGGGGAACATCGAAAGCAGCAATAACAGGAGAATAGCGGCGAGAATGACGGTGACCGCAACCATCAGGAACACGCCGTGCGTGTCCGAAAGAGCGGTCTCGCCCTTAGCGATCCGCCTCACCGGGGCTGCCGGTGAGCCGGAGGGATGCTCTCCCCTCCGCGCAGCACCTGATGATCGGCCCCTAATACGGCATTCCATATGTCTGAGCTAGATTCCGGTAACGCCCGTAGGAATATGAGTCCAGTTTGGGTCCCTCGCTCTGTACCTTGTCCCGTATCTTGTTCCACTCGACGGCATCGGTGTGCTCGCGCCAGATGCTCTCGAAGGAGTCTCCTTCGGCTATGACGAAGACTTTCGGCTTCGACGTCAGTTTCTTCCCGGAATCTCCGTACTCCCCACCGGCATCGGTCGGGATGGCCGGCACCGTGGTCTCGATGAACGCGTACCCCGTGTCCCGGTAGCAGTACTGGTCGGGTGCCCTGATGCCCACGGCCATATGGCTCTCCTGCTCGAACTCGAAGAGCGCGACGCCGTACCCCAGGTCACGAAGGATGTACGCAAGCAGGAGCGACTTCTCGTCGCAGTCCCCGTCCTGGTGGTAGAGCACGTGGTACGGGTACTTGGCCGCCGTATCGAACGAGTAATCGGCGTAAGGGATCTGCTGCACCATGCTGATCGCGGTACGCACCTGGTTGTCGGGCTCGGACTCGGCAGCCCGGATGTTGCCGGCAAGCTGGTGCAGGTATCGGTCCTGGACGCTCTCATTGATAAACTGGAGCCAGTATTCACGTTCGATACGGAACGGGGTAGGATGCCTCGTGGACAGATAGTCGTTGACACCCCGGTAGGCATCGAACCGGATCGAACCCGGCTTGCCGCGGAGAACATACGGATAGTTGATGGTCTTTGGTCCTTTCTCCAGGGTCTCGTTGGAGATCTCCGGTGAACTGAGGCCCGACGCTTCAAGCGTCCCGGTGACCGTCGTTCCTACCGACGAGACGATCTGCCCGCCCCAGATGGCGGCTATGCCGATGATGACAAGGATGACGATCACAGCCCCGAGAGGGAATTTGCGCGGATGGTAAGGGTCGCCGGACATACGATGATAAATTCATTACCGAATATATAAACATTTTCAAAATTATTCGATGCCGTGGAGAGAGGGCCGGAGGTTGTGAGGGGGGAGATCGGCGGTACGGGATTTACGCCGCATCTAAGAGAGCAGATGTAACAACACCGAAATTACAGGGGAAATCGGATCCCGGGGGATTTTCGGCGCCTGTGCCCTCTCAGGAAAAACGGAATCACCGTCCCTCGCGGGGACCGACCGGCCAGGAGTTAAAGCACCAGAGGTGCGTCCGGGGAGCGCAGAGCGCGGACATCGGACCCCCGGCACTCGGGTGACGCGGCCCCGGGATCCATCTCGACGGTTGTAACTCCGCAAGTTATTGCAGGGACAAACTTTCTTCTCCTCCGCACCCAGGGAGGATCATGGCCGAAGCAGAACGAACACAACTACCCGGATACGTGCGCCTATCCCGGAGCGGCGAACTGGAGGAGCGGGCACGGCGAGCGCACGAGGTGCTCCGCGACTGCGTCGTCTGCCCCCAGGAGTGCCGCGTGAACCGTATCGAGGACGAGGAAGGGTTCTGCCGGACAGGTCTTTCACCACGAGTCTCGAGTTACAGCCCGCATTTCGGCGAAGAGTCCCCGCTTGTCGGGAGGAACGGTTCGGGAACGATATTCTTCGCTGGCTGCAACATGCGGTGCGAGTTCTGCCAGAACTACGAGATCAGCCAGTGCGAGGTCGGCTACGCGGTCTCGTGCGAAGACCTCGCCGCGATCATGCTCCGCCTGCAGGAACGCGGGTGCCACAACGTCAACTTTGTCTCCCCCTCGCACGTCGTCCCCCAGATCCTCCGTGCGGTCGCCTTCGCCGCCCCCCGGGGCCTCGACATCCCGCTGGTCTACAACAGCGGCGGCTACGATTCCGTGGAGACCCTGCGGCTCCTCGACGGCATCGTCGACATCTACATGCCGGACGCGAAGTACGGGCGGGACGACGTGGCGCTGGAACTCTCCCACGCCCCCGGCTATACCGGCCGGATGCATGCCGCATT comes from the Methanoculleus marisnigri JR1 genome and includes:
- a CDS encoding aldolase, with product MLDREFERIGKRLFMEGLVGANFGNMSVRGEGGFNITRSGAYLDAREMPVFVPDAGDAPREASSEYRVHRAVYRETPHSTIVHAHPVHTVAASLDTDLVRPADSEGGVLCPEIPVVTGDPGTDEIAENVARALRDGHIVIVRGHGTFAAGKTLDEAYIYTSIAEYACRILFLSGRLRGVL
- the aglJ gene encoding S-layer glycoprotein N-glycosyltransferase AglJ, with amino-acid sequence MSVERDEVCIFIPTLNEAPTIGELVEGFRQRGFLHILVMDGNSTDGTPDIARAAGAVVRSQTGKGKGNAIIEAVDIIDQPYVLMLDGDGTYSPDDAEKMLEPLGRGFDHVIGDRLVNPEAGAFTRLNLLGNQLLNVMFRIAHGKALSDILSGYRAFTLQSIRQMTLKEAGFEIETEMAVEAVRNGQRVTVVPVRYLARPGTVTKLNPFQDGLRIFSTIYRLAKMNNPIFYFGIIGLFISLLGGAIGVYVVLEWLKNIEHLPLTILTVLLITMGFQIFMFGVISDMLLGFHRETTRQIEQLQNPPKPPR
- a CDS encoding endonuclease dU encodes the protein MHVAKSGLRALGIAESYSGREESTLAGVVMRKDLRIDGAAFARVTVGGSDATDAVVRLFTRLARRDINLLMIGGSVIAWYNIIDPAAVHAATGLPVIVATYEESEGLDEDIRRHFPGDVKRLAAYRRLGARLPVRLRSGYTLFVRSCGISPEDAARLCNDFTYEGRVPEPIRVARLVARGVVRSSGCVGFAPDDHDR
- a CDS encoding universal stress protein, with product MFKSVLVAVDGSEIGHRALEEALAVARAMEASVHAVHVVQTATYPSLTLNQLEPPDIAQQALLDALDREADEILADVEQEAAAIGVPLTVHKRWGHPGAEIIALARELGADLTVVGSHGKGRLGRFFLGSTSSYAVDHAASTVMVVRGEPDAS
- a CDS encoding type IV pilin; this encodes MRRIAKGETALSDTHGVFLMVAVTVILAAILLLLLLSMFPTGSWDEPPQPSIIITEISHVNTGAGALTYASRVTLKNNGSTTYENDCLRAVFYVNGYRACIVHTLNGHLLIPSHHYGVKTLSGEGCCTPFWNPGETMTADLTDGTFYPGAEVTLQVVDKRSGKVISKHTVRA
- a CDS encoding radical SAM protein, which translates into the protein MAEAERTQLPGYVRLSRSGELEERARRAHEVLRDCVVCPQECRVNRIEDEEGFCRTGLSPRVSSYSPHFGEESPLVGRNGSGTIFFAGCNMRCEFCQNYEISQCEVGYAVSCEDLAAIMLRLQERGCHNVNFVSPSHVVPQILRAVAFAAPRGLDIPLVYNSGGYDSVETLRLLDGIVDIYMPDAKYGRDDVALELSHAPGYTGRMHAALKEMHRQVGDLEVRDGVAVRGMIIRHLVLPGNLANSEMVMKFVAEEISRDSYVNVMAQYHPAWKASEGGRSPVLAALQRPITAREYAYAVRCAQENGLTRGFP